A single region of the Ancylobacter novellus DSM 506 genome encodes:
- a CDS encoding enoyl-CoA hydratase/isomerase family protein, translating to MWRSTDDQPAGDSVKESGIRNIGIRFETRGALGLVTLDRPRALNALDHAMVRAMRAQLDAWIADDSVAHVVLRSAHERAFCVGGDVRAMATLGREGRKEEARDYWRDEYALDHLISRYPKPFVSLVDGMCFGGGFGLSGHGRFRVAGENLGFAMPEVAIGLFPDVGATHVLPRLPGWSGTWLAMTGARIGMSDAMALGLYTHHVPTARWPELIEALSAGRAVTPTLVRLAVAPPAPALGALYPHIDRVFAGGSVEAIMIALEKVGEQEGEAATFARVQRETILRASPTSVHIAFQQMQRGPHADLAGCLKLEFRVVTRLLDQNDFYEGVRAVLVDKDQKPDWRPARLEEVDPAAVAAMFDVPLPDELVLA from the coding sequence ATGTGGCGGAGCACCGACGATCAGCCAGCCGGGGACAGTGTGAAGGAAAGCGGCATTCGAAACATCGGCATCCGGTTCGAGACTCGCGGCGCGCTCGGCCTGGTGACGCTCGACCGGCCGCGGGCGCTCAACGCGCTCGACCACGCCATGGTGCGGGCGATGCGGGCGCAGCTCGACGCCTGGATCGCCGACGACAGTGTTGCCCATGTCGTGCTGCGCTCGGCGCATGAGCGCGCCTTCTGCGTCGGCGGCGACGTCCGCGCCATGGCCACCCTCGGCCGGGAGGGGCGCAAGGAAGAGGCGCGCGACTACTGGCGCGACGAATACGCGCTCGACCACCTGATTTCCCGCTATCCCAAGCCGTTCGTCTCGCTGGTCGACGGCATGTGCTTCGGCGGCGGCTTCGGCCTGTCGGGGCACGGGCGCTTCCGCGTCGCGGGTGAGAACCTCGGCTTCGCCATGCCGGAGGTCGCCATCGGCCTGTTCCCGGATGTCGGCGCCACCCATGTGCTGCCGCGGCTCCCCGGCTGGAGCGGCACCTGGCTCGCCATGACCGGCGCGCGCATCGGCATGTCGGACGCCATGGCGCTCGGGCTCTACACCCACCACGTCCCGACCGCCCGCTGGCCGGAGCTGATCGAGGCTCTCTCCGCCGGCCGTGCGGTGACGCCGACGCTCGTCCGTCTCGCCGTTGCCCCACCGGCACCGGCCCTGGGCGCTCTCTACCCGCATATCGACCGCGTCTTCGCCGGGGGCTCGGTCGAGGCGATCATGATCGCGCTGGAGAAGGTTGGGGAGCAGGAGGGGGAAGCGGCGACCTTCGCCCGCGTGCAGCGCGAGACCATCCTGCGCGCCTCGCCGACCAGCGTTCACATCGCCTTCCAGCAGATGCAGCGCGGGCCGCACGCCGACCTCGCGGGCTGCCTGAAGCTGGAATTCCGCGTCGTCACCCGTCTCCTCGACCAGAACGACTTCTATGAGGGCGTGCGCGCGGTCCTCGTCGACAAGGACCAGAAGCCCGACTGGCGCCCGGCGCGGCTGGAAGAGGTCGATCCAGCGGCGGTCGCTGCCATGTTCGACGTACCGCTCCCCGACGAACTAGTGCTCGCCTGA
- a CDS encoding PhoX family protein, producing the protein MTDDTIDPATLESPFRTSLLEEAEGDGSNPTANPTMGELISVRFSRRGLLKGSLAVSAIASTVGPMALLSAEKAKAAGNGSAFTFVEVEAGVDQTHHVAEGYTAEPLLRWGDALFVDSPEFDPKNQSAEAQRKQFGYNNDYVGFIPLDGSAEHGLLVVNHEYTNEHLMFPGIVSVAEGKLKVAPADLKRVDIEMAAHGGTIVEIRKVDGKWQVVREGKLNRRITSTTQMQVTGPAAGHDRLKTNEDPTGTKVIGTLNNCAGGVTPWGTYVMAEENFHGYFLGKLPEGHKEAANYKRYGVPDSTYEWGNFYDRFDLAKEPNSPNRYGWIVEVDVNDPNSVPKKRTALGRFKHEGAESIVAKDGRVVFYLGDDERFDYVYKFVTAGTFNPNDRAANMNLLDEGTLYVAKFDADGSLNWLPLVFGQGPLTAANGFNSQADVLIETRRSADLLGATKMDRPEDIQPNGVNGKVYVMLTNNTKRKDDQVDAANPRAKNAFGHIIEITEANGDFTAANGKWEVLLKCGDPSVAAVGASFSTDTSKNGWFGMPDNCAVDSAGRLWVSTDGNNAKETGRTDGLWAVDVDGEARATSKLFFRVPVGAEMCGPLFTPDDRTAFVAVQHPADGGTDWAPFGRPSYYEDLSTRWPDFKDDMPVRPAVVVIMKQDGGKIGS; encoded by the coding sequence ATGACCGACGACACGATCGATCCCGCCACGCTTGAGTCGCCGTTCCGCACCAGCCTGCTCGAAGAGGCCGAGGGCGACGGCAGCAACCCGACCGCCAACCCGACCATGGGCGAGCTGATCTCCGTGCGCTTCTCGCGCCGCGGCCTGCTCAAGGGTTCGCTCGCGGTCTCCGCCATCGCCTCGACCGTGGGCCCGATGGCGCTGCTCTCGGCCGAGAAGGCCAAGGCCGCTGGCAACGGTTCCGCCTTCACCTTCGTCGAGGTCGAGGCAGGCGTCGACCAGACCCATCACGTTGCCGAGGGCTACACCGCCGAGCCGCTGCTGCGCTGGGGTGACGCGCTGTTCGTCGACTCGCCCGAGTTCGACCCGAAGAACCAGAGTGCCGAAGCCCAGCGCAAGCAGTTCGGCTACAATAACGACTATGTCGGCTTCATCCCGCTCGACGGCTCGGCCGAGCATGGCCTGCTGGTGGTGAACCACGAATACACCAACGAGCACCTGATGTTCCCCGGCATCGTCAGCGTCGCCGAGGGCAAGCTGAAGGTCGCTCCCGCCGATCTGAAGCGCGTCGACATCGAGATGGCCGCGCATGGCGGCACCATCGTCGAGATCCGCAAGGTCGATGGCAAGTGGCAGGTCGTGCGCGAGGGCAAGCTGAACCGCCGCATCACCTCGACCACGCAAATGCAGGTGACCGGCCCGGCCGCGGGCCACGACCGCCTCAAGACCAACGAGGACCCGACCGGCACCAAGGTGATCGGTACCCTCAACAACTGCGCGGGCGGTGTGACCCCCTGGGGCACCTATGTGATGGCCGAGGAGAACTTCCACGGCTACTTCCTCGGCAAGCTGCCGGAGGGCCACAAGGAGGCGGCGAACTACAAGCGCTACGGCGTGCCGGATTCGACCTATGAGTGGGGCAATTTCTACGACCGCTTCGACCTCGCCAAGGAGCCGAACAGCCCGAACCGCTATGGCTGGATCGTCGAGGTCGACGTGAACGACCCGAATTCGGTGCCGAAGAAGCGCACCGCGCTCGGCCGCTTCAAGCATGAGGGCGCCGAGTCGATCGTCGCCAAGGATGGCCGCGTCGTGTTCTATCTCGGCGACGACGAGCGCTTCGACTATGTCTACAAGTTCGTCACCGCCGGCACGTTCAACCCGAACGACCGCGCCGCCAACATGAACCTGCTCGACGAGGGCACGCTCTACGTCGCCAAGTTCGATGCCGACGGCTCGCTCAACTGGCTGCCGCTGGTGTTCGGGCAGGGCCCACTCACCGCCGCCAACGGCTTCAACAGCCAGGCCGACGTGTTGATCGAGACCCGCCGCTCCGCCGACCTGCTCGGCGCCACCAAGATGGACCGTCCCGAGGACATCCAGCCGAACGGTGTGAACGGCAAGGTCTACGTCATGCTGACCAACAATACGAAGCGCAAGGACGACCAGGTCGACGCCGCCAACCCGCGCGCCAAGAACGCCTTCGGCCACATCATCGAGATCACTGAGGCGAACGGCGACTTCACCGCCGCCAATGGCAAGTGGGAAGTGCTGCTGAAGTGCGGCGACCCGTCCGTGGCGGCGGTCGGCGCCTCCTTCTCGACCGACACCAGCAAGAATGGCTGGTTCGGCATGCCGGACAACTGCGCGGTGGATTCGGCCGGCCGCCTCTGGGTGTCGACCGACGGCAACAACGCCAAGGAGACCGGCCGCACCGACGGGCTGTGGGCGGTGGACGTCGACGGCGAGGCGCGCGCCACCTCCAAGCTGTTCTTCCGCGTGCCGGTGGGCGCGGAGATGTGCGGCCCGCTGTTCACGCCGGACGACCGCACCGCCTTCGTCGCCGTGCAGCACCCGGCCGATGGCGGCACCGACTGGGCGCCCTTCGGCCGCCCGTCCTATTACGAGGATCTCTCCACCCGCTGGCCGGACTTCAAGGACGACATGCCGGTGCGTCCGGCCGTCGTCGTCATAATGAAGCAGGACGGCGGCAAGATCGGTTCCTGA
- the parC gene encoding DNA topoisomerase IV subunit A → MGEPPIPTDDGTIEPIGLKAALEERYLAYALSTIMHRALPDARDGLKPVHRRILYGMRLLRLDPGGGFRKSAKIVGDVMGSFHPHGNMAIYDAMVRLAQDFSQRYPLVDGQGNFGNIDGDNAAAERYTEARLTEVARLILDGIDEDAVDFRPNYDGTTEEPVVMPGAFPNLLANGSTGIAVGMATSIPPHNAAELIDASLHLIDNPQATTDDLLQFVKGPDFPTGGVVIESPASIADAYATGRGGFRLRARWHKEETGRGTYVVVVTEIPYGVPKSRLVEKIADLLNEKKLPLLADVRDESAEDVRLVLEPRARNVDAELMMESLFRLTELETRFPLNMNVLVGGQVPKVVSLAEALREWVDHRREVLLRRSRHRLKEIEHRLEVLGGYLIAYLNLDEVIRIIREEDEPKVELMRTFELTDVQAEAILNMRLRSLRKLEEFEIRKEHDALSKEKDGIEKLLGSEARQWKTVAWELGETRKIFGPDTPLGRRRTGFGEAAAHDADAVSEALVEREPITVVVSEKGWIRALKGHVADLSALAFKGDDELRISFFTETTAKLLVFATNGRFYTLDASKLPGGRGHGEPLRLSIELEQEADIVDVLPYQGGRKLLVAAKEGRGFLVAEDECVANTRKGKQVLGVDGQDAVKVIPAIGDSVAVIGENRKLLVFPLSQIPEMTRGRGVRLQRYKDGQMSDVKVFSAADGLTWTDTSGRTWTVTDLTEWRGERAAAGRLPPKGFPRNNRFA, encoded by the coding sequence ATGGGAGAGCCACCGATTCCGACCGATGACGGCACGATCGAACCGATCGGGCTGAAGGCGGCGCTCGAGGAGCGCTACCTCGCCTATGCGCTCTCCACCATCATGCACCGGGCGCTGCCCGACGCACGCGACGGGCTGAAGCCGGTGCACCGGCGCATTCTCTATGGCATGCGCCTGCTACGGCTCGATCCCGGCGGCGGCTTCCGCAAGAGCGCCAAGATCGTCGGCGACGTGATGGGCTCGTTCCACCCGCACGGCAACATGGCGATCTACGACGCCATGGTGCGCCTGGCGCAGGATTTCTCCCAGCGCTACCCGCTGGTCGACGGGCAGGGGAACTTCGGCAACATCGACGGCGACAACGCCGCTGCCGAGCGCTACACCGAGGCGCGCCTGACCGAGGTGGCGCGGCTCATCCTCGACGGCATCGACGAGGACGCGGTCGATTTCCGCCCGAACTATGACGGCACCACCGAAGAGCCGGTGGTCATGCCCGGCGCTTTCCCCAACCTGCTCGCCAACGGCTCGACCGGCATCGCGGTGGGCATGGCGACCTCAATCCCGCCGCACAACGCCGCCGAGCTGATCGATGCCAGCCTGCACCTGATCGACAACCCGCAGGCGACCACTGACGATCTCCTCCAGTTCGTGAAGGGGCCGGATTTCCCGACCGGTGGCGTCGTCATCGAATCCCCGGCTTCCATCGCCGACGCTTATGCGACGGGCCGCGGCGGCTTCCGCCTGCGCGCGCGCTGGCACAAGGAGGAGACCGGGCGCGGCACCTATGTCGTGGTGGTCACCGAGATTCCCTACGGCGTGCCGAAGTCGCGCCTAGTCGAGAAGATCGCCGACCTGCTCAACGAGAAGAAGCTCCCGCTGCTCGCCGACGTGCGCGACGAGAGCGCGGAGGACGTCCGTCTCGTGCTGGAGCCGCGCGCGAGGAATGTCGACGCTGAGCTGATGATGGAGAGCCTGTTCCGGCTCACCGAACTGGAGACCCGCTTTCCGCTCAACATGAACGTGCTGGTCGGCGGCCAGGTGCCGAAGGTGGTCAGCCTTGCCGAGGCGCTGCGCGAATGGGTCGACCATCGCCGCGAGGTGCTGCTGCGCCGTTCACGCCACCGGCTCAAGGAGATCGAGCACCGGCTGGAAGTGCTGGGCGGCTACCTCATCGCCTATCTCAACCTCGACGAGGTGATCCGCATCATCCGCGAGGAGGACGAGCCGAAGGTCGAACTGATGCGTACCTTCGAGCTCACCGACGTGCAGGCCGAGGCGATCCTCAACATGCGGCTGCGCTCTTTGCGCAAGCTCGAGGAATTCGAGATCCGCAAGGAGCACGACGCGCTGTCCAAGGAGAAGGACGGCATCGAGAAGCTGCTCGGCTCCGAGGCACGGCAATGGAAGACAGTAGCCTGGGAGCTCGGCGAGACGCGCAAGATCTTCGGCCCCGACACGCCGCTCGGCCGCCGCCGCACCGGCTTCGGCGAGGCGGCGGCGCATGACGCCGACGCGGTGAGCGAAGCGCTGGTCGAGCGCGAGCCCATCACCGTCGTCGTCTCCGAAAAGGGCTGGATCCGCGCGCTGAAGGGGCATGTGGCCGATCTCTCGGCGCTCGCCTTCAAGGGCGACGACGAGCTCAGGATCAGCTTCTTCACCGAGACCACGGCGAAGCTGCTGGTCTTCGCCACCAATGGCCGCTTCTACACGCTCGACGCCTCCAAGCTCCCGGGCGGGCGCGGCCATGGCGAACCTTTGCGCCTGTCGATCGAGCTGGAACAGGAAGCCGACATCGTCGACGTGCTGCCCTATCAGGGCGGGCGCAAGCTGCTGGTGGCGGCGAAGGAGGGCAGGGGCTTCCTCGTCGCCGAGGACGAGTGCGTCGCCAATACCCGCAAGGGCAAGCAGGTGCTCGGCGTCGACGGGCAGGATGCGGTGAAGGTGATCCCCGCCATCGGCGACAGCGTCGCGGTGATCGGCGAGAACCGCAAGCTGCTGGTGTTCCCGCTGTCGCAGATCCCGGAGATGACACGCGGGCGCGGCGTGCGGCTGCAGCGCTACAAGGACGGGCAGATGAGCGACGTGAAGGTATTCAGCGCCGCCGACGGCCTGACCTGGACCGACACGTCGGGCCGCACGTGGACGGTGACCGACCTCACCGAATGGCGGGGCGAGCGCGCCGCCGCCGGCCGCCTGCCGCCCAAGGGCTTTCCGCGCAACAATCGCTTTGCATGA
- a CDS encoding DUF6163 family protein has translation MSSPYDPIDATLGPAGARMPPWQWRVLVYLRALAGFLMVKTVYSWTLICGVWDGDTSRFEMLSLAAQAAVIWAAIMNPVAAVGLWLGASWGVVLWLVTAMVQILINASAPEGVGRLLIVAAIETVLVAVYAFLTYKATRESEE, from the coding sequence ATGAGTTCGCCCTACGATCCCATCGACGCCACGCTCGGCCCGGCCGGCGCGCGGATGCCCCCCTGGCAGTGGCGTGTGCTGGTCTATCTGCGCGCGCTCGCCGGCTTCCTGATGGTGAAGACCGTCTATAGCTGGACGCTGATCTGCGGCGTGTGGGACGGCGACACCAGCCGTTTCGAGATGCTCTCGCTCGCCGCGCAGGCGGCCGTCATCTGGGCGGCGATCATGAACCCGGTGGCGGCGGTCGGGCTCTGGCTTGGCGCTTCCTGGGGCGTCGTGCTGTGGCTGGTCACTGCCATGGTGCAGATACTCATCAACGCCTCGGCCCCCGAAGGCGTCGGCCGGCTGCTGATCGTCGCGGCGATCGAGACGGTGCTGGTCGCGGTCTATGCCTTCCTCACCTACAAGGCGACGCGCGAGAGCGAGGAGTAA
- a CDS encoding branched-chain amino acid ABC transporter permease, whose product MPVPAVRTGLIVCLLLFAVLILLPGCGSVIDADQSRICRAVAPALEAEDATIAEIALNPVPGEATALRYSYRAQGPQGTAPHWIVCRFAAQTGVERFDLVAVDTDRGPLSDIRLYILERWWLEDLGPETARPPWFTLDRASAYWLQQVLGGLVMAGVYGLIAVGFALVHGLFGRINLAFGEIAVAGGTFMLIAVGVASLEGRLGPTALTLALLAGIAAAALLSWAIGQAVIMPVATRSTSPQPMLIATIATAIVLAEGLRITSTGRINWLPALLNRPIYIAGKEGFVATATPAQFLAAGLTLSGISALLGLIAFSPFGRAWRAYAQDPLMAALLGVRVPLLRGATFALAGACAGLAGCAVVIAYGTISPGDGLSITLKALISAIIGGIGSVPGAFLGAALVAGVEIVWSSAFDIAYRDVVIYSLLAAFLVLRPGGILNRAASSPREF is encoded by the coding sequence ATGCCGGTTCCCGCTGTCCGAACCGGCCTCATCGTCTGCCTCCTTCTTTTTGCCGTCCTGATCCTTCTGCCCGGCTGCGGCTCGGTGATCGACGCCGACCAGTCGCGGATCTGCCGCGCCGTGGCGCCGGCGCTGGAGGCCGAGGACGCGACCATCGCCGAGATCGCGCTGAACCCGGTGCCGGGCGAGGCCACGGCGCTGCGCTACAGCTATCGGGCGCAGGGGCCACAAGGCACCGCACCGCATTGGATCGTCTGCCGCTTCGCCGCGCAGACCGGCGTCGAACGCTTCGACCTCGTCGCCGTCGATACGGACCGCGGCCCTCTGAGCGACATCCGGCTCTACATCCTCGAACGCTGGTGGCTGGAGGATCTCGGCCCGGAGACGGCGCGTCCGCCCTGGTTCACGCTCGACCGCGCGAGCGCCTATTGGCTGCAGCAGGTGCTGGGCGGCCTCGTCATGGCCGGCGTCTACGGCCTCATCGCGGTGGGCTTCGCGCTGGTGCACGGGCTGTTCGGTCGGATCAACCTCGCCTTCGGCGAGATCGCGGTCGCCGGCGGCACCTTCATGCTGATCGCGGTCGGGGTGGCGAGCCTCGAGGGGCGGCTCGGGCCGACGGCGCTGACGCTGGCGCTGCTCGCCGGCATCGCCGCGGCCGCGCTGCTGAGCTGGGCGATCGGGCAGGCGGTGATCATGCCGGTGGCGACGCGCTCGACCTCGCCGCAGCCTATGCTCATCGCCACCATCGCCACCGCCATCGTGCTGGCGGAGGGTTTGCGCATCACATCAACAGGCCGGATCAACTGGCTGCCGGCGCTGCTCAATCGACCGATCTATATCGCCGGCAAGGAAGGTTTCGTCGCCACCGCGACGCCGGCGCAGTTCCTCGCCGCCGGGCTGACGCTGAGCGGAATCTCCGCTCTGCTGGGGCTGATCGCGTTCTCCCCCTTCGGGCGCGCCTGGCGCGCCTATGCGCAGGATCCGCTCATGGCGGCGCTGCTCGGGGTGCGCGTACCGCTGCTGCGCGGGGCGACCTTCGCCCTCGCCGGGGCCTGCGCCGGGCTCGCGGGATGTGCCGTCGTCATCGCCTATGGCACGATTTCGCCGGGCGATGGCCTGTCGATCACGCTCAAAGCCTTGATTTCGGCGATTATTGGCGGCATTGGCTCGGTGCCGGGCGCTTTTCTCGGCGCCGCCCTCGTCGCCGGCGTCGAAATCGTGTGGTCCTCGGCCTTCGATATCGCGTATCGCGATGTGGTGATCTACTCCCTCCTGGCAGCTTTCCTCGTGCTGCGGCCGGGCGGTATCCTCAATCGTGCGGCATCCTCGCCGCGAGAATTCTGA
- a CDS encoding RDD family protein, whose product MTDSRPYDEPNPYGGSKPYAYDPLTEPEYFHGVLFRRFIAFLIDALIICAPIGFAAVLIFVFGFLTFGLGWFLFSLLGPAFVIWALVYSGLTLGGPRSATLGMRAMGIEMRLWYGAPMYPLLAVVSVVLFWVAASVLTPLVAIVGLFNSRRRLLHDLIIGTVVTNNEERAASLRRYR is encoded by the coding sequence ATGACCGACAGCCGCCCCTATGACGAGCCCAATCCTTATGGCGGATCAAAGCCCTATGCTTATGACCCGCTGACGGAGCCGGAATATTTCCACGGCGTTCTCTTCCGGCGCTTCATCGCCTTCCTGATCGACGCCCTCATCATCTGCGCGCCGATCGGCTTTGCGGCGGTGCTCATCTTCGTCTTCGGCTTCCTCACCTTCGGGCTGGGCTGGTTCCTGTTCAGCCTGCTCGGACCCGCCTTCGTCATCTGGGCGCTGGTCTATTCCGGCCTGACCCTCGGCGGGCCCCGCTCGGCGACGCTCGGCATGCGCGCGATGGGGATCGAGATGCGCCTGTGGTACGGCGCGCCGATGTATCCGTTGCTGGCGGTGGTCAGCGTGGTGCTGTTCTGGGTCGCGGCGAGCGTGCTGACCCCGCTCGTCGCCATCGTCGGCCTGTTCAACAGCCGGCGCCGGCTGCTGCATGACCTCATCATCGGCACGGTGGTGACTAACAACGAGGAGCGCGCCGCCTCGTTGCGCCGCTACCGCTGA
- a CDS encoding threonine ammonia-lyase encodes MTLPVSPADVAAARKVLDGAVLRTPTLPAPRLSAITGAHVFVKYENLQVTASFKERGALNKLASLSPQERAAGVVAMSAGNHAQAVAYHAARLGIRATIVMPKHTPIVKIAATEAHGARVVLHGESVGDASEEADRIAREENLVWVHPYDDPHVIAGQGSIAAEMLEDAPELNALLVPVGGGGLISGMVVAARDLRPDIEVVGVETSLYPSMWNALHQQSLPCEGATLAEGIAVKQAGTLTREIVSALVSDVVLVDEPTIERAVNLFLTQQKTLAEGAGAAGLAALLAEPERYRGRNVGLVVSGGNIDPRMVASIMMRELEREERIVSFRFSMLDRPGELGIISTLLGSLGANILEVEHKRHFLDVHAKGARLDVTVETRDRAHAEHVYRALIAEGMDVTRIDWHNGG; translated from the coding sequence ATGACCCTGCCCGTCTCTCCCGCCGACGTCGCCGCCGCCCGCAAGGTGCTGGACGGCGCGGTGCTGCGCACGCCCACGCTGCCGGCGCCGCGCCTCTCGGCGATTACGGGCGCCCATGTGTTCGTCAAATATGAGAACCTCCAGGTCACGGCGAGCTTCAAGGAGCGTGGTGCCCTGAACAAGCTCGCCAGCCTGTCGCCGCAGGAGCGGGCGGCCGGCGTGGTCGCGATGTCGGCCGGCAATCACGCGCAGGCGGTTGCCTACCATGCGGCGCGGCTCGGCATCCGCGCCACCATCGTCATGCCCAAGCACACGCCGATCGTGAAGATCGCCGCGACGGAAGCGCATGGCGCCCGCGTCGTGCTGCACGGCGAGTCGGTCGGTGACGCCAGCGAGGAGGCCGACCGCATCGCCCGCGAGGAAAACCTCGTCTGGGTCCACCCTTATGACGATCCGCACGTCATCGCCGGCCAGGGTTCCATCGCTGCCGAGATGCTCGAAGACGCGCCCGAGCTCAACGCCCTGCTGGTGCCGGTCGGCGGCGGCGGGCTGATCTCCGGCATGGTCGTGGCTGCCCGCGACCTGCGCCCGGACATCGAGGTCGTCGGCGTCGAGACCAGCCTCTACCCCTCGATGTGGAACGCGCTTCACCAGCAGTCCCTGCCCTGCGAGGGCGCGACGCTGGCCGAAGGCATCGCCGTCAAGCAGGCCGGCACGCTGACCCGCGAGATCGTCTCCGCCCTCGTCTCCGACGTGGTGCTGGTCGACGAGCCGACCATCGAACGGGCGGTCAACCTGTTCCTCACCCAGCAGAAGACGCTGGCCGAGGGCGCCGGCGCCGCTGGCCTCGCCGCGCTGCTCGCCGAGCCGGAGCGCTATCGCGGCCGCAATGTCGGCCTCGTCGTCTCCGGCGGTAACATCGATCCGCGCATGGTCGCCTCGATCATGATGCGCGAGCTGGAGCGCGAGGAGCGCATCGTCTCCTTCCGCTTCTCCATGCTCGACCGCCCGGGCGAACTCGGCATCATCTCGACACTGCTCGGAAGCCTCGGCGCCAACATCCTGGAAGTGGAGCACAAGCGGCACTTCCTCGACGTGCACGCCAAGGGCGCGCGGCTCGACGTGACCGTGGAGACGCGCGACCGCGCTCATGCCGAGCATGTCTACCGGGCGCTGATCGCCGAGGGCATGGATGTGACCCGCATCGACTGGCACAATGGCGGCTGA
- the hemB gene encoding porphobilinogen synthase, with the protein MTIPFARPRAVPTEPSARPDVTSRLDLAQRPRRNRKCEWTRKLVRENTLTVSDLVWPVFVMDGKATRTPVGSMPGVERLTVDEAVREAERAAKLGIPAIALFPYTDPSLRTVDGREALNHDNLVCRTLRAIKDAVPEIGLITDVALDPYTSHGHDGLLDAEGRILNDETVSVLIEQALVQAEAGADVIAPSDMMDGRVGAIRTALDASGHVEAQILAYSAKYASAFYGPFRDAVGSSGCLKGDKRTYQMDPANGIEALREAALDIEEGADMLMVKPGLPYLDIVYRLKETFGLPTFAYQVSGEYAMIEAAARNGWIDGEKAMMESLLAFKRAGADGVLTYFAPRVAEKLAREA; encoded by the coding sequence ATGACCATTCCCTTCGCCCGTCCGCGTGCCGTCCCCACCGAGCCTTCGGCTCGGCCCGACGTCACGTCCCGGCTCGACCTGGCGCAGCGCCCCCGGCGCAATCGCAAGTGCGAATGGACGCGCAAGCTGGTGCGGGAGAACACGCTGACCGTCTCCGACCTCGTCTGGCCGGTCTTCGTGATGGACGGCAAGGCGACGCGTACCCCGGTCGGCTCCATGCCGGGCGTCGAGCGGCTCACCGTCGACGAGGCGGTCCGCGAGGCGGAACGGGCGGCGAAGCTCGGCATCCCGGCTATCGCGCTGTTCCCCTACACCGATCCGTCCTTGCGCACCGTCGACGGGCGCGAGGCGCTCAACCACGACAATCTCGTCTGCCGCACCCTGCGGGCGATCAAGGACGCGGTGCCGGAGATCGGCCTCATCACCGACGTGGCGCTCGACCCCTACACGAGCCACGGCCATGACGGGCTGCTCGATGCCGAGGGCCGCATCCTCAACGACGAGACGGTGTCCGTGCTGATCGAGCAGGCGCTGGTGCAGGCCGAGGCCGGCGCCGATGTGATCGCCCCCTCCGACATGATGGACGGGCGCGTCGGCGCCATCCGCACCGCGCTCGACGCCAGCGGCCATGTCGAGGCGCAGATCCTCGCCTACAGCGCCAAATACGCCTCCGCCTTCTACGGCCCGTTCCGCGACGCGGTCGGCTCGTCCGGCTGCCTCAAGGGCGACAAGCGCACCTACCAGATGGACCCCGCCAACGGCATCGAGGCGTTGCGCGAGGCCGCGCTCGACATCGAGGAGGGCGCGGACATGCTGATGGTCAAGCCCGGCCTGCCCTATCTCGACATCGTCTACCGGCTGAAGGAGACCTTCGGCCTGCCGACCTTCGCCTATCAGGTCTCCGGCGAGTACGCGATGATCGAGGCCGCCGCCCGCAATGGCTGGATCGACGGCGAGAAGGCGATGATGGAGAGCCTGTTGGCCTTCAAGCGCGCCGGTGCCGACGGCGTGCTCACCTATTTCGCCCCACGCGTCGCCGAAAAGCTCGCCCGCGAGGCCTGA
- a CDS encoding arginyltransferase, with product MTEHPRDTPQFYLTAPSPCPYLPGRSERKVFTHLVGERATQLNDVLTHGGFRRSQSIAYRPACEQCRACVSVRVCVEDFRETRSFRRVLQANDDLIGDIRAAVPTAEQYSLFRAYLDSRHSDGGMADMTVLDYAMMVEDSHVRTRLIEYRRRGPSTAVNGRGQGSLYAVALTDVLADGLSMVYSFYEPDEPARSLGTFMILDHVAKAKAMGLPYVYLGYWVEGSEKMNYKRRFLPQERLAPAGWLRVEE from the coding sequence GTGACCGAACACCCTCGCGATACGCCGCAATTCTATCTTACCGCCCCGTCGCCCTGCCCTTATCTGCCGGGCCGTTCGGAGCGGAAGGTGTTCACCCATCTGGTCGGCGAGCGGGCGACGCAGCTCAACGACGTGCTGACCCATGGCGGCTTCCGCCGCAGCCAGTCCATCGCCTACCGCCCCGCCTGCGAGCAGTGCCGCGCCTGCGTCTCGGTGCGCGTGTGCGTGGAGGATTTCCGCGAGACCCGCAGCTTCCGCCGGGTGCTTCAGGCCAATGACGACCTCATCGGCGACATCCGCGCCGCGGTGCCGACCGCCGAGCAATATTCGCTTTTCCGCGCCTATCTCGACAGCCGCCACAGCGACGGCGGCATGGCCGACATGACCGTGCTCGATTACGCCATGATGGTCGAGGACAGCCATGTCCGCACGAGGCTGATCGAATATCGCCGGCGCGGCCCCTCCACCGCCGTCAACGGCCGGGGACAGGGCTCGCTCTACGCCGTCGCGCTGACCGACGTGCTCGCCGACGGCCTGTCCATGGTCTACTCCTTCTACGAGCCCGACGAGCCGGCGCGCTCGCTCGGCACCTTCATGATCCTCGACCACGTCGCCAAGGCGAAGGCGATGGGGCTGCCCTACGTCTATCTTGGCTACTGGGTCGAGGGCTCCGAGAAGATGAACTACAAGCGCCGCTTCCTCCCCCAGGAACGCCTCGCCCCCGCCGGCTGGCTGCGGGTCGAGGAATAG